The Desulfobacterales bacterium genome has a segment encoding these proteins:
- the rpmF gene encoding 50S ribosomal protein L32: MAVPKRRTSKSKRDMRRANQKAEAPNVSVCPQCGEAKLPHHVCPSCGAYKGKTVIGTDED; this comes from the coding sequence ATGGCTGTACCTAAGCGTAGAACGTCAAAGTCAAAGAGGGATATGCGTCGGGCCAATCAGAAGGCCGAGGCCCCCAATGTATCGGTTTGTCCACAATGCGGAGAGGCCAAGCTGCCTCATCATGTATGCCCCAGCTGCGGAGCCTACAAAGGTAAAACGGTAATTGGAACCGACGAAGACTAA
- a CDS encoding acyl-CoA dehydrogenase family protein — protein MGEPTPVLKGPDDESRQMIVDMVRQLKKKLLTRDKILEYDKGEIFPEETIRQLLGPEIGLQLLFIPEIYGGMGGGARDCVAVTREMARICLGIGTAFFAVQLGADPIIVGATDEQKQKWLGKIAEGNFLVAYAVTEADAGSNLAALKTKAEPEFDGAGEVIGYRINGTKQFISTGGYADFITLLANTPQGPSFFIVEKGTQGFVQGKGEEKHGIRASNTSALSFSDVFVPAVNLIGMEPGQGLKQANQVFGYTRLMVAAMALGAGESALDIAIRYAAQRVQFGTTLSEKQGYVHKLIVPNVVMIEAAKAYIDEVAIRLDSGENDLQVEGSIAKLFVTEAANKTADDCMQALGGYGYISEFEVEKIKRDVKITCIYEGTSEIQQNIISTFRWKKTRKSKGGFYKAISAEMSQLHDITPDAGCRYCGLAATVLNETIMLAHEHRLVRQQGVMFLLADMMTAVEVGASLARKAVSLTRIGSDDAAMIRAASRVFANRVVHTVCDNMKKILMGTGAPDFNVAADVIKSPACEAMMESYRNVICDMDLVADQVFKR, from the coding sequence ATGGGCGAACCAACCCCGGTTCTCAAAGGTCCGGATGATGAATCAAGGCAGATGATCGTGGATATGGTCAGGCAGCTGAAAAAAAAGCTCCTGACCCGGGATAAAATTCTTGAATACGATAAAGGAGAAATATTTCCTGAAGAAACGATTCGGCAGCTTTTGGGTCCGGAGATTGGCTTGCAGCTGCTTTTTATTCCTGAAATTTATGGTGGAATGGGTGGCGGCGCTCGGGATTGCGTTGCCGTCACCCGGGAGATGGCCAGGATCTGTCTGGGGATAGGTACGGCTTTTTTTGCGGTTCAGCTCGGGGCCGATCCTATTATCGTAGGAGCGACGGACGAGCAGAAGCAAAAGTGGCTGGGAAAAATCGCCGAGGGCAATTTTCTGGTGGCCTATGCCGTGACGGAAGCCGATGCCGGAAGCAATCTGGCCGCGCTGAAGACCAAAGCGGAGCCCGAGTTCGATGGGGCCGGAGAGGTCATCGGATACAGGATCAACGGTACAAAACAGTTTATATCCACCGGCGGATATGCAGATTTTATCACGCTGCTTGCCAATACCCCTCAGGGGCCCTCTTTTTTTATTGTAGAAAAGGGCACGCAAGGGTTTGTTCAGGGCAAGGGGGAAGAAAAACACGGGATACGGGCTTCAAATACATCGGCGTTGTCATTTTCGGATGTGTTTGTTCCGGCGGTCAACCTGATCGGGATGGAGCCCGGGCAGGGTCTCAAACAGGCAAATCAGGTGTTCGGATATACCCGATTGATGGTGGCGGCAATGGCGTTGGGGGCTGGAGAATCTGCTCTTGACATCGCGATCCGCTATGCCGCGCAAAGAGTTCAGTTCGGGACCACGCTTTCGGAAAAGCAGGGCTATGTACACAAGCTCATTGTTCCAAATGTCGTCATGATTGAGGCGGCAAAAGCGTATATCGACGAAGTTGCGATCCGGCTGGATTCCGGGGAGAATGATCTTCAGGTGGAAGGCTCCATCGCCAAGCTGTTCGTAACGGAGGCGGCAAACAAGACGGCTGACGATTGCATGCAGGCGCTTGGCGGATACGGGTACATCTCCGAATTCGAAGTGGAAAAAATAAAACGGGATGTAAAAATTACCTGCATTTATGAAGGCACCAGCGAGATCCAACAAAATATCATCAGCACCTTCCGATGGAAAAAAACCCGTAAATCCAAAGGCGGATTTTATAAGGCCATCAGCGCTGAAATGAGTCAGCTTCATGACATAACACCAGATGCGGGCTGCCGGTACTGTGGTCTTGCTGCGACCGTTCTGAACGAAACGATTATGCTCGCTCATGAACACAGGCTTGTCAGGCAGCAGGGGGTAATGTTTTTACTTGCCGATATGATGACGGCCGTTGAAGTTGGGGCCAGTCTGGCAAGGAAAGCCGTTTCGCTGACCCGGATCGGATCTGATGACGCCGCCATGATCAGGGCCGCGTCGAGAGTTTTTGCCAATCGGGTGGTCCATACGGTTTGCGACAATATGAAAAAAATCCTGATGGGAACCGGCGCTCCGGATTTTAACGTGGCAGCGGATGTGATCAAATCGCCGGCATGTGAAGCGATGATGGAAAGTTACCGGAATGTGATATGTGACATGGATCTGGTGGCGGATCAGGTATTTAAGAGGTGA